A single window of Microbacterium oryzae DNA harbors:
- a CDS encoding NAD(P)-binding domain-containing protein, which translates to MSTPRPVDVIVIGAGQAGLSAAYHLRRIGLAPVDAGGAETFVVLDGDAAPGGAWQHRWASLRMATVNGIHELPGHPVPPADPESASRDILPAYFAEYERMFDLRVRRPVRVRAVRREDDAPDGRLLVETDAGGWSARFVVNATGTWTSPFVPHYPGQERFRGQQLHVADYVSADEFAGKRVIVVGAGISAVQLLEEISHVAQTVWMTRREPQWTDEAFDEPARIAAVAGVEERIRRGLPPASVISVTGMHWTPWAIAARERGVLVRHPMFASIEEEGVRMADGTFIAADAILWATGFRPALRHLAPLGLRTAEGGIRASRSRALDEPRLFLVGYGPSASTVGANRAGRAVAQAIRSTLRERGERAA; encoded by the coding sequence ATGAGCACTCCGCGTCCCGTCGACGTCATCGTCATCGGAGCGGGGCAGGCCGGACTCTCGGCGGCGTACCACCTGCGCCGCATCGGGCTCGCGCCCGTCGACGCCGGCGGGGCCGAGACCTTCGTGGTCCTCGACGGGGATGCCGCACCGGGCGGCGCGTGGCAGCACCGCTGGGCGTCGCTCCGGATGGCCACGGTCAACGGCATCCACGAGCTCCCCGGCCATCCGGTGCCGCCCGCCGACCCCGAGAGCGCGAGCCGGGACATCCTGCCCGCCTACTTCGCCGAGTACGAGCGGATGTTCGACCTGCGTGTGCGACGACCCGTCCGGGTGCGCGCAGTGCGTCGTGAGGATGACGCCCCGGATGGCCGCCTCCTCGTCGAGACCGACGCCGGCGGCTGGTCCGCGCGGTTCGTCGTCAACGCGACAGGCACGTGGACGAGCCCGTTCGTCCCGCACTATCCGGGTCAGGAGCGATTCCGTGGTCAGCAGCTGCACGTCGCGGACTACGTCTCCGCGGACGAGTTCGCCGGGAAGCGGGTCATCGTCGTCGGCGCCGGCATCTCGGCTGTGCAGCTGCTCGAGGAGATCTCGCACGTCGCCCAGACGGTGTGGATGACCCGCCGCGAGCCGCAGTGGACGGACGAGGCCTTCGACGAGCCCGCCCGCATCGCCGCCGTCGCGGGCGTCGAGGAGCGCATCCGCCGGGGCCTCCCGCCCGCGAGCGTGATCTCCGTCACCGGCATGCACTGGACACCGTGGGCGATCGCCGCCCGCGAGCGCGGCGTGCTCGTGCGGCACCCGATGTTCGCCTCGATCGAGGAGGAGGGCGTGCGGATGGCCGACGGCACCTTCATCGCGGCCGACGCCATCCTCTGGGCGACGGGTTTCCGACCCGCCCTCCGGCACCTCGCCCCGCTCGGTCTGCGCACCGCGGAGGGCGGCATCCGCGCGTCCCGCAGCCGCGCGCTCGACGAGCCGCGCCTCTTCCTCGTCGGGTACGGGCCATCCGCCTCGACCGTCGGCGCGAACCGGGCCGGTCGGGCCGTCGCCCAGGCCATCCGATCGACGCTGCGGGAGCGCGGCGAGCGCGCGGCGTAG
- a CDS encoding ATP-binding protein, producing MSRTRIRDFHDDDLDGIVRLWEESAQDDASPVYALSEVIASCQADHAVVAVRDDRVVGAAVGRAAHAQGWVVFFAVAPHERDDRVEASLLDALERRMAPIGLGKLSILVADKAGALDGLTANGFEPRTQLRYLERQMPVQRRELDLLKDVGGRILPRHLWDAVSGMQLEKDLLEERLVVPLSRPDLADRFGVVPPRAVMLFGPPGTGKTTFAKAVASRLDWPFVELFPSRLSGEPGGLAAALRQTFEVIGELEHAVVFIDEVEEIAARRGGEPPSPMQGVTNELLKLVAEFREREGRLLICATNFVRALDAAFLRHGRFDYVIPIGLPDDEARCAIWHRYVPEQVVAGLDFDALVAASDGLTPADIEYAARRASQEALARALRDGDTADASLHTEDYLAALGATRATVSEATAREFGDDVQTLARL from the coding sequence ATGAGCCGTACCCGCATCCGCGACTTCCACGACGACGACCTCGACGGCATCGTCCGCCTGTGGGAGGAGTCCGCCCAGGACGACGCCTCGCCCGTCTACGCCCTGTCGGAGGTGATCGCCTCCTGCCAGGCCGACCATGCCGTCGTCGCCGTGCGTGACGACCGCGTCGTCGGGGCGGCGGTGGGCCGCGCCGCCCACGCACAGGGGTGGGTGGTGTTCTTCGCTGTCGCTCCGCACGAGCGCGACGACCGTGTGGAGGCCAGCCTCCTCGACGCGCTCGAGCGGCGGATGGCCCCGATCGGCCTGGGGAAGCTGTCGATCCTCGTCGCCGACAAGGCCGGGGCCCTCGACGGGCTCACCGCCAACGGCTTCGAGCCGCGCACCCAGCTGCGGTATCTCGAGCGGCAGATGCCGGTGCAGCGGCGTGAGCTCGACCTCCTCAAGGACGTCGGCGGACGCATCCTCCCGCGGCATCTGTGGGATGCCGTCAGCGGCATGCAGCTGGAGAAGGACCTCCTCGAGGAGCGGCTCGTCGTGCCGCTGTCGCGTCCGGACCTCGCCGACCGCTTCGGCGTGGTGCCGCCGCGCGCGGTCATGCTGTTCGGGCCACCCGGCACGGGCAAGACGACGTTCGCGAAGGCTGTCGCGTCGCGGCTCGACTGGCCCTTCGTCGAGCTGTTCCCGTCGCGCCTGTCGGGTGAGCCCGGTGGACTCGCGGCCGCGCTGCGGCAGACGTTCGAGGTGATCGGTGAGCTCGAGCACGCCGTGGTGTTCATCGACGAGGTGGAGGAGATCGCCGCGCGTCGAGGCGGCGAGCCGCCGTCGCCGATGCAGGGCGTGACGAACGAGCTGCTGAAGCTCGTGGCGGAGTTCCGCGAGCGGGAGGGGCGGCTGCTCATCTGCGCGACGAACTTCGTGCGGGCGCTGGACGCGGCGTTCCTCCGGCACGGGCGCTTCGACTACGTCATCCCGATCGGGCTCCCCGACGACGAGGCGCGCTGCGCGATCTGGCACCGGTACGTGCCGGAGCAGGTCGTCGCGGGGCTCGACTTCGACGCGCTGGTGGCGGCGAGCGACGGGCTGACGCCGGCCGACATCGAGTACGCCGCACGTCGGGCATCGCAGGAGGCGCTCGCCCGCGCGCTTCGCGACGGCGACACCGCCGACGCGTCGCTGCACACCGAGGACTACCTGGCTGCGCTGGGTGCCACGCGCGCGACGGTGTCCGAGGCGACCGCGCGGGAGTTCGGCGACGACGTGCAGACGCTCGCGCGGCTGTAG
- a CDS encoding cytochrome b/b6 domain-containing protein, translated as MTSPRPRTPWPRALALLLGAAGLLILAFVGVCAVRWLASFGVVADLVRAYPGASTLPDFVTTGIPAFVSWTHFLNAFFLVLVVRSALRVRNEKVAGGLWSSKRVKKRRMSLALWAHIAVDVLWLVNGLVFVVLLFASGHWARIVPTSWDVIPNALSALVQYASFDWPTHDGWTNYNALQQLSYFAIVFLAAPIAAITGFRLSAFWPRQSERLSRAFPERIAKALHWPTMLFFVAFVIVHVGLVLTTGARRNLNTIYAGDHSDGWLGFGLFALSVVVLVAAWFAIRNDRWIAAVARRFGDVRLRK; from the coding sequence GTGACGTCCCCTCGCCCCCGCACGCCGTGGCCGCGTGCGCTCGCCCTCCTGCTGGGCGCGGCCGGGCTCCTCATCCTCGCGTTCGTCGGCGTCTGCGCCGTCCGCTGGCTGGCGAGCTTCGGCGTCGTCGCCGACCTCGTCCGCGCGTACCCCGGCGCATCGACGCTTCCCGACTTCGTGACCACGGGCATCCCCGCGTTCGTGTCGTGGACGCATTTCCTCAACGCGTTCTTCCTCGTCCTCGTCGTCCGCTCCGCGCTGCGCGTGCGGAATGAGAAGGTCGCCGGCGGGCTGTGGTCGTCGAAGCGCGTGAAGAAGCGCCGGATGAGCCTGGCGCTCTGGGCCCACATCGCGGTCGATGTGCTGTGGCTCGTGAACGGGCTCGTCTTCGTCGTGCTGCTGTTCGCGTCCGGGCACTGGGCGCGCATCGTGCCGACGAGCTGGGACGTCATCCCGAACGCGCTGTCGGCGCTCGTGCAGTACGCCTCCTTCGACTGGCCGACGCACGACGGGTGGACGAACTACAACGCGCTGCAGCAGCTGAGCTACTTCGCGATCGTGTTCCTCGCGGCTCCCATCGCGGCCATCACGGGGTTCCGGCTCAGCGCGTTCTGGCCGCGGCAGAGCGAGCGGCTGAGCCGTGCGTTCCCCGAGCGCATCGCCAAGGCGCTGCACTGGCCGACGATGCTGTTCTTCGTGGCCTTCGTCATCGTGCACGTCGGCCTCGTGCTCACGACCGGCGCGCGCCGCAACCTCAACACGATCTATGCGGGCGACCACAGCGACGGATGGCTCGGGTTCGGCCTCTTCGCGCTGTCGGTCGTCGTGCTCGTGGCGGCGTGGTTCGCGATCCGCAACGACCGCTGGATCGCGGCCGTCGCGCGCCGCTTCGGCGACGTGCGCCTGCGCAAGTAG
- the rlmN gene encoding 23S rRNA (adenine(2503)-C(2))-methyltransferase RlmN has protein sequence MSERPDITTTRPKNTGVRQVRPRTEGWQQQKDDTGRPLLQFASPKRGKPPVHLADLTPEERVAKVKELGLPGFRAKQLAKHYFTHHTSDPADMTDLPAESREELVAGMLPPLLTEVRRLQTDGGDTIKFLWRLHDGALVESVLMRYPGRITLCVSSQAGCGMNCPFCATGQAGLTRNMSAAEIVDQIVRANQVIASGELGGKKSDDHSAERVSNIVFMGMGEPLANYSRVMQAVRVMVDKKDGLGMSARGITVSTVGLVPAIRKLAAEEIPVTFALSLHAPDDELRDELIPVNSRWKVDEALDAARAYFDATGRRVSIEYALIRDMNDHPWRADLLADKLNARGRGWVHVNPIPLNPTPGSVWDASERSAQLEFVRRLNDAGIPTTIRDTRGKEIDGACGQLVATEDDEAEAAATS, from the coding sequence ATGAGCGAGCGCCCCGACATCACGACGACACGCCCGAAGAACACCGGCGTGCGCCAGGTGCGCCCGCGCACCGAGGGATGGCAGCAGCAGAAGGACGACACCGGACGCCCGCTGCTGCAGTTCGCGAGCCCGAAGCGCGGCAAGCCGCCCGTGCACCTCGCCGACCTCACTCCCGAGGAGCGCGTGGCGAAGGTGAAGGAGCTGGGGCTCCCCGGCTTCCGCGCCAAGCAGCTCGCCAAGCACTACTTCACGCACCACACGAGCGACCCCGCCGACATGACGGACCTCCCCGCGGAGAGCCGCGAGGAGCTGGTCGCCGGCATGCTCCCGCCGCTCCTCACCGAGGTGCGTCGCCTGCAGACCGACGGCGGCGACACGATCAAGTTCCTGTGGCGTCTGCACGACGGCGCGCTCGTGGAGTCGGTGCTCATGCGCTACCCCGGCCGCATCACGCTCTGCGTCTCGTCGCAGGCCGGCTGCGGCATGAACTGCCCCTTCTGCGCCACCGGCCAGGCGGGCCTCACGCGCAACATGTCGGCGGCGGAGATCGTCGACCAGATCGTGCGCGCCAACCAGGTCATCGCCTCGGGCGAGCTCGGCGGCAAGAAGTCCGACGACCACAGCGCCGAGCGCGTCTCCAACATCGTCTTCATGGGCATGGGCGAGCCGCTGGCCAACTACAGCCGCGTCATGCAGGCCGTCCGCGTCATGGTCGACAAGAAGGACGGCCTCGGCATGAGCGCGCGCGGGATCACGGTGTCGACCGTCGGCCTCGTCCCGGCCATCCGCAAGCTCGCGGCCGAGGAGATCCCCGTCACGTTCGCGCTGTCCCTCCACGCGCCCGACGACGAGCTGCGCGACGAGCTCATCCCGGTGAACTCGCGCTGGAAGGTCGACGAGGCCCTCGACGCCGCCCGCGCATACTTCGACGCGACCGGCCGCCGCGTCTCGATCGAGTACGCGCTCATCCGCGATATGAACGACCACCCGTGGCGCGCGGACCTCCTCGCCGACAAGCTCAACGCGCGCGGCCGCGGCTGGGTGCACGTGAACCCGATCCCGCTGAACCCGACCCCGGGCTCCGTGTGGGACGCGTCGGAGCGCTCGGCGCAGCTGGAGTTCGTCCGCCGCCTCAACGACGCGGGCATCCCGACGACCATCCGCGACACCCGCGGCAAGGAGATCGACGGCGCCTGCGGGCAGCTCGTCGCCACCGAGGACGACGAGGCCGAGGCCGCCGCCACGAGCTGA
- a CDS encoding aldo/keto reductase family protein yields the protein MVNYRYLGNSGFKVSEITYGNWVTHASQVENDAAIATVHAALDAGITTFDTADTYANTAAEEVLAEALKGQRRESLEIFTKVYFPIGPKGPNDTGLSRKHIFDGIHGSLRRLNVDYVDLYQAHRYDYETPLEETMQAFADVVRQGKALYIGVSEWTAEQLREGHALAKQLGVQLVSNQPQYSMLHRVIEGKVVPASEELGISQIVWSPMAQGVLSGKYLPGQPVPQGSRATDEKSGAEFIQRFLTDDVLTAVQNLKPIAADLGLSMPQLAIAWVLQNKNVAAALVGASRPEQLADTVKASGVVLEADVLAAIDRALAGVVNDDAEDTYGVSPKSRLV from the coding sequence ATGGTCAACTATCGCTATCTCGGCAACAGCGGTTTCAAGGTCTCGGAGATCACCTACGGCAACTGGGTGACGCACGCCTCGCAGGTCGAGAACGACGCGGCGATCGCGACGGTGCACGCGGCACTGGACGCGGGCATCACGACGTTCGACACTGCCGACACGTACGCCAACACCGCCGCCGAGGAGGTGCTCGCCGAGGCGCTGAAGGGCCAGCGCCGCGAGAGCCTCGAGATCTTCACGAAGGTCTACTTCCCGATCGGTCCGAAGGGCCCCAACGACACCGGCCTCAGCCGCAAGCACATCTTCGACGGCATCCACGGGTCGCTGCGTCGCCTGAACGTCGACTACGTCGACCTCTACCAGGCGCACCGCTACGACTACGAGACGCCCCTCGAGGAGACGATGCAGGCGTTCGCCGACGTCGTGCGCCAGGGCAAGGCGCTCTACATCGGCGTCTCGGAGTGGACCGCGGAGCAGCTGCGCGAGGGTCACGCTCTCGCCAAGCAGCTCGGCGTCCAGCTCGTCTCGAACCAGCCGCAGTACTCCATGCTGCACCGCGTCATCGAGGGCAAGGTCGTGCCGGCGTCCGAGGAGCTCGGCATCTCGCAGATCGTCTGGTCGCCCATGGCGCAGGGCGTGCTGAGCGGCAAGTACCTGCCCGGGCAGCCCGTGCCCCAGGGCAGCCGCGCGACGGACGAGAAGAGCGGCGCGGAGTTCATCCAGCGCTTCCTCACCGACGACGTCCTCACCGCCGTGCAGAACCTCAAGCCCATCGCCGCCGACCTCGGCCTGTCGATGCCGCAGCTCGCGATCGCGTGGGTGCTGCAGAACAAGAACGTGGCCGCCGCGCTCGTGGGCGCCTCGCGCCCGGAGCAGCTCGCCGACACCGTGAAGGCGTCGGGCGTCGTGCTCGAGGCCGACGTCCTCGCCGCGATCGACCGCGCCCTCGCGGGCGTCGTGAACGACGACGCCGAGGACACGTACGGGGTCTCGCCGAAGTCGCGCCTGGTCTGA
- a CDS encoding PfkB family carbohydrate kinase, whose protein sequence is MKTLIIGEALLDMARENGVLRTAPGGSPANVALGLGRLGLAPVLHTALGDDEAGRTIRAHIEASGARLSPGSVGARSTSTATADISADGDAVYDFAIEWDPAPLPVDGYSVVHTGSLGSWLAPGAAVVGRMLDDARAAGGAITFDPNIRVSLIDDEDRARRLILRRIAVSDLVKMSDEDAAWLFPGAAENEVLDTVLDAGARVAAVTRGSRGAVIATRDHRIFQPSKPVAVADTIGAGDTFMTVLVAAVAADPSLLEGPDGTALEQVLDRALTAASITVSRSGADLPWASELS, encoded by the coding sequence GTGAAGACGCTCATCATCGGAGAGGCGCTGCTCGACATGGCGCGTGAGAACGGCGTGCTCCGCACGGCGCCGGGTGGGTCGCCGGCCAACGTGGCCCTGGGTCTCGGTCGCCTGGGACTCGCGCCGGTCCTGCACACCGCTCTCGGAGACGACGAGGCGGGCCGCACCATTCGCGCGCACATCGAGGCGTCCGGCGCCCGGCTGAGCCCCGGAAGCGTCGGCGCGCGCTCGACATCGACCGCGACGGCCGACATCTCCGCCGATGGCGACGCGGTCTACGACTTCGCGATCGAGTGGGATCCCGCGCCGCTTCCGGTCGACGGATACTCGGTGGTCCACACCGGCTCGCTCGGATCCTGGCTCGCACCCGGCGCCGCCGTCGTCGGGCGGATGCTCGACGACGCCCGAGCGGCCGGAGGCGCGATCACCTTCGATCCGAACATCCGCGTCTCCCTCATCGATGACGAGGACAGAGCACGGCGGCTCATCCTCCGACGCATCGCTGTTTCGGACCTGGTGAAGATGAGCGATGAGGACGCCGCCTGGCTCTTCCCCGGAGCAGCGGAGAACGAGGTCCTCGACACCGTCCTCGACGCGGGTGCGCGCGTCGCCGCTGTCACCCGCGGAAGCCGGGGCGCGGTCATCGCCACCCGCGATCACCGCATCTTCCAGCCGTCGAAGCCCGTCGCGGTCGCCGACACGATCGGGGCGGGAGACACGTTCATGACCGTGCTCGTGGCGGCCGTCGCCGCAGACCCGTCCCTCCTCGAAGGGCCGGACGGCACAGCGCTCGAGCAGGTCCTCGATCGCGCCCTGACGGCTGCCTCGATCACGGTCTCGCGCTCCGGCGCGGATCTGCCCTGGGCGAGCGAGCTGAGCTGA
- a CDS encoding ABC transporter substrate-binding protein: MISTRIRGRRLAGVLVAAAAATTLLLSGCTAGDAGDAGGDAASGPLLTIPREDMGTFSQNFNPFSPNAAPMTQQAIYESMIIYNPADGSTTPWLAESWEASDDGLSLTFHLRDGVKWSDGEPFSAKDVATTFGLQQKIVEGSFPYVSKVEAADDATVVFTFSEPFSPGLFEVGQQVIVPDHIWADQENPDKFENETPVGTGPYTEVSKFQAQSFELLPNPEYWQQDKQNLPGVRMLAFAGNDGANLAAINGDVDWAPQFMPDIQKTYVDRDPEHRHYWFPPTGAMINWQLNTTKPMFEDPQVRKALSLAVDREQVVKVGMSGYTEPADCSGLSGSYSTWKDESLLGSCDWIGHDPEKAGEMLDEAGFEAGADGKRTTPDGEPFAFKISVGSTSTDWLSVANIISQDLADIGVTATVDAPDWAAVTAAYEQGTFDTGIVWSDNAPTPYQYYRSLMSSETLKPVGEQTFSNYHRFSDPQADELLDRFSAASDETAQHEIVDQLQALYSEVAPVVPLFPGPEWGAYTDTRFTGWPTEDDPYATLATRSPTTVLVLTSLQPVD; the protein is encoded by the coding sequence ATGATATCCACACGCATTCGAGGGCGACGCCTGGCCGGCGTCCTCGTGGCCGCGGCAGCGGCGACGACGCTGCTGCTGAGCGGCTGCACGGCGGGCGACGCGGGCGACGCGGGCGGCGACGCCGCCTCCGGCCCGCTGCTCACGATCCCGCGCGAGGACATGGGCACGTTCAGCCAGAACTTCAACCCGTTCTCGCCCAACGCCGCTCCCATGACGCAGCAGGCGATCTACGAGTCGATGATCATCTACAACCCCGCGGACGGCAGCACGACCCCCTGGCTCGCCGAGTCCTGGGAGGCGTCCGATGACGGGCTGAGCCTCACCTTCCACCTGCGCGACGGTGTGAAGTGGTCGGACGGGGAGCCGTTCAGCGCGAAGGACGTGGCGACGACGTTCGGCCTTCAGCAGAAGATCGTCGAGGGCAGCTTCCCGTACGTCTCGAAGGTCGAGGCGGCGGACGACGCGACCGTCGTCTTCACCTTCTCCGAGCCCTTCTCGCCGGGCCTGTTCGAGGTCGGGCAGCAGGTCATCGTGCCCGATCATATCTGGGCGGACCAGGAGAATCCCGACAAGTTCGAAAACGAGACCCCCGTCGGCACGGGCCCGTACACCGAGGTGTCGAAGTTCCAGGCGCAGTCCTTCGAGCTGCTGCCGAATCCGGAGTACTGGCAGCAGGACAAGCAGAATCTCCCGGGTGTGCGAATGCTGGCTTTCGCGGGAAATGACGGCGCGAACCTCGCCGCGATCAACGGCGACGTCGACTGGGCGCCGCAGTTCATGCCCGACATCCAGAAGACGTACGTCGATCGCGACCCGGAGCACCGCCACTACTGGTTCCCGCCCACCGGGGCCATGATCAACTGGCAGCTCAACACCACGAAGCCGATGTTCGAGGATCCGCAGGTGCGCAAGGCGCTGAGCCTCGCGGTCGACCGGGAGCAGGTCGTGAAGGTCGGCATGTCCGGCTACACTGAACCCGCCGACTGCAGCGGCCTGTCGGGCTCGTACAGCACGTGGAAGGACGAGTCGCTCCTCGGCTCGTGCGACTGGATCGGTCACGACCCCGAGAAGGCGGGCGAGATGCTCGACGAAGCCGGCTTCGAGGCGGGCGCGGACGGCAAGCGCACGACCCCGGACGGCGAGCCGTTCGCATTCAAGATCTCGGTCGGGTCCACCTCGACGGACTGGCTCTCCGTGGCGAACATCATCTCGCAGGACCTGGCGGACATCGGAGTGACGGCCACGGTCGATGCACCGGACTGGGCCGCGGTCACGGCCGCGTACGAGCAGGGCACGTTCGACACCGGCATCGTGTGGAGCGACAACGCTCCGACGCCCTACCAGTACTACCGCTCGCTCATGTCGAGCGAGACGCTGAAGCCGGTCGGAGAGCAGACGTTCTCGAACTACCACCGCTTCAGCGACCCCCAGGCGGATGAGCTGCTCGATCGGTTCTCGGCGGCGTCGGACGAGACCGCGCAGCACGAGATCGTCGATCAGCTGCAGGCGCTGTACAGCGAGGTCGCCCCCGTCGTCCCGCTGTTCCCGGGCCCGGAGTGGGGTGCCTACACCGACACCCGCTTCACGGGGTGGCCGACAGAGGACGACCCCTACGCGACGCTCGCGACGCGCTCTCCCACGACCGTCCTCGTGCTGACCTCCCTGCAGCCCGTCGACTGA
- a CDS encoding LacI family DNA-binding transcriptional regulator: protein MARKRPATMADIAQVAGVSRTTVSFVLNDRTDVMIPAATRDRVQKVAAGLGYRRNAAARALATQSSGLLGLVTEIVTSPFAADVIRGAQQRAWEQERFLLIAPSEDEHAMDALAIEKLLEQRVEGILLAAAWHRAISVPDAAKDVPCVLVNCYDEKGEFPAVVPDEVTGGRRAAAALIDAGHERIGHITLTPGIPAQIGRLEGFRAELQESGLGLDDDLVCLGDATAESGYLAGRELLERADRPTAIFCGNDRIAMGLYDAAKDLGLSIPGDLSVVGFDDQEILAAYLRPKLTTVALPFAGMGAAGVSMLTSLTAGRPIQDARVLIDCPLRTRSSVGPVIP from the coding sequence ATGGCACGCAAGCGCCCCGCCACGATGGCGGACATCGCGCAGGTGGCCGGCGTCAGTCGCACCACCGTGTCCTTCGTGCTCAATGACCGCACCGATGTGATGATCCCCGCCGCGACCCGCGATCGCGTGCAGAAGGTCGCCGCCGGATTGGGATATCGACGCAATGCCGCGGCGCGAGCCCTGGCTACGCAGAGCAGTGGTCTGCTCGGCCTGGTGACTGAGATCGTCACCTCTCCCTTCGCCGCCGATGTCATCCGCGGTGCGCAGCAGCGCGCGTGGGAGCAGGAGCGCTTCCTGCTCATCGCCCCGAGCGAGGACGAGCACGCCATGGACGCCCTGGCGATCGAGAAGCTCCTGGAGCAGCGCGTGGAGGGAATCCTCCTCGCCGCCGCATGGCACCGCGCGATCAGCGTGCCCGACGCCGCGAAGGACGTCCCCTGCGTCCTCGTGAACTGCTACGACGAGAAGGGCGAGTTCCCCGCTGTCGTGCCCGACGAGGTCACAGGCGGTCGACGGGCAGCCGCCGCCCTCATCGACGCCGGACACGAGCGCATCGGACACATCACCCTCACCCCGGGCATCCCCGCGCAGATCGGGCGACTCGAAGGCTTCCGTGCCGAGCTGCAGGAATCGGGTCTCGGACTCGACGACGATCTCGTCTGCCTCGGCGACGCCACCGCGGAGAGCGGATACCTCGCCGGTCGGGAACTCCTCGAGCGCGCCGACCGGCCGACCGCGATCTTCTGCGGCAACGACCGGATCGCGATGGGCCTCTACGACGCGGCCAAGGATCTCGGACTCTCGATCCCCGGAGACCTCTCGGTCGTCGGTTTCGACGACCAGGAGATCCTCGCGGCGTACCTGCGCCCGAAGCTGACCACTGTCGCCCTTCCCTTCGCGGGGATGGGCGCAGCCGGGGTGAGCATGCTCACCTCGCTGACAGCGGGCAGACCGATTCAGGACGCGCGCGTCCTGATCGACTGCCCGCTGCGCACACGCTCGTCCGTTGGGCCGGTAATCCCGTGA
- a CDS encoding ABC transporter permease — protein MRFIMRRLGFYLVAFWLSITLNFLLPRLMPGDPVSRMLSRSQGQLDPSQIDSLRRLLGVDERPWWQQYPEYLWRVLTGDLGISISRFPTPVTDVIGTQLPWTLLLGFTSLILAVIIGNLLGIIAAWRRGSFLDSFVPPFLVFLGSFPYFWLAMGLLYVFGIALGWAPLSHAFSVGLEPSFSPVFLSDVAAHLVLPALSIVFVSVGGWMLAMRNTMIGTNSEDYILMAEAKGLHPSRIMFAYSARNAMLPAVTNIGMSIGFIVGGALLTEVVFAYPGVGYQLMAAVQGLDYPLMQGMFLTITGAVLLANFLIDIIYVRLDPRVRVS, from the coding sequence ATGAGATTCATCATGCGTCGGCTGGGGTTCTACCTCGTGGCGTTCTGGCTCTCGATCACCCTCAACTTCCTGCTGCCACGGCTCATGCCGGGCGATCCGGTCTCGAGGATGCTGTCCCGGTCACAGGGGCAGCTGGATCCCTCTCAGATCGACTCCCTGCGTCGGCTCCTCGGCGTGGACGAGCGGCCCTGGTGGCAGCAGTACCCCGAGTATCTGTGGCGCGTGCTCACCGGCGACCTCGGCATCTCGATCTCCCGCTTCCCGACGCCGGTCACCGACGTCATCGGCACTCAGCTGCCGTGGACGCTGCTGCTCGGATTCACCTCGTTGATCCTCGCCGTCATCATCGGCAACCTCCTCGGGATCATCGCCGCCTGGCGACGCGGCAGTTTCCTCGACTCGTTCGTGCCGCCGTTCCTGGTTTTCCTCGGATCCTTCCCGTACTTCTGGCTCGCGATGGGGCTCCTCTACGTCTTCGGCATCGCGCTGGGATGGGCACCGCTCAGCCACGCGTTCTCGGTGGGACTCGAGCCCTCGTTCAGCCCGGTGTTCCTCAGCGACGTCGCGGCCCACCTCGTCCTGCCCGCGCTCTCGATCGTCTTCGTCTCCGTCGGCGGATGGATGCTCGCGATGCGCAACACCATGATCGGCACGAACAGCGAGGACTACATCCTCATGGCGGAGGCGAAGGGGCTGCATCCGTCGCGCATCATGTTCGCCTACTCCGCCCGCAACGCGATGCTGCCGGCGGTGACGAACATCGGCATGAGCATCGGCTTCATCGTCGGCGGTGCGCTGCTGACCGAGGTCGTGTTCGCGTATCCGGGTGTCGGCTACCAGCTGATGGCCGCCGTGCAGGGCCTGGACTACCCGCTCATGCAGGGCATGTTCCTCACGATCACGGGGGCCGTGCTCCTCGCCAACTTCCTCATCGACATCATCTACGTCCGCCTCGACCCGCGCGTGCGGGTGTCCTGA